A window of the Verrucomicrobiia bacterium genome harbors these coding sequences:
- a CDS encoding isoamylase early set domain-containing protein: MRDKAKDAAGLKAVEFEFFAPEAKEVRLAGGFNLWNPEATPLKKSKNGKWKATLHLEPGRYEYRFWVDGDWQNDQRTVECVPNPFGTWNCVLTVQ, from the coding sequence ATGAGAGATAAAGCGAAGGACGCCGCGGGTTTGAAAGCGGTGGAGTTTGAGTTTTTTGCTCCCGAAGCCAAGGAAGTTCGATTGGCGGGCGGTTTTAACCTCTGGAATCCTGAAGCGACCCCCCTCAAGAAGTCCAAGAACGGAAAGTGGAAGGCGACCTTGCATCTTGAGCCGGGCCGGTACGAATACCGGTTCTGGGTCGACGGGGACTGGCAAAACGACCAGCGTACCGTGGAATGCGTCCCCAACCCTTTCGGAACCTGGAATTGTGTTCTGACAGTTCAATAG